The following is a genomic window from Thermotoga sp..
AGCGAAGATGTGGACACCCTGATATCCATGATCGCCTCCCAGGACGTCGAAGGCCTTTCGAAACTTCCAGGAATCAGCAGAAAAACCGCTGAGCGAATCGTCATGGAACTGAAAGGGGAGTTTGAAAACGTTGGACTCAAAGACATGAGGACCTACCGTGAATCCCTGGAAGCTCTGGTTTCCCTTGGCTATCCAGAAAGGCAGGCAAGGAAGGTCATAAAAGAAGTGCTCAGAGATGGTATGTCCACGTCTGAGGTTATCAAAGAAGCACTAAGAATTCTGAGCCGCCGATAGTCTTTTTTCCAGTTTCAAAAGTGCAAATCCAAAAGCCAGTGACACAACAAAAACCAGAACAGACGGGAGAAGATCTTTCAAGTCCATTTCCTTTGGAACCACTTTGTAGAGAGATGCCAGTATCATTCCCCCTATGAAACTGTAGGTTTCTTCCCTGAATCTTTTCAAAAGAAACCCCATGACTCTTATGGAAGCAAGAATCCCCAAGATCACTCCTACAGCGAAAACGAGCAACTTATCAACAACCAGATGGGAAACCATGGAGAGAACAGAATCGTACACACCGAACATCAGAAGAACTAGAGAACCACTGATACCGGGTACCACCATCGCTGCTGCAGCCACAAAACCTGCCAGAAGGAGAACGAGGGACTCGTCCTTGTTTGCGGATCGACCCGAAAGATAGAGTAGGGAAACACTCAGAACACCGAAAAAGAAAAAAAGGAAGTTCTTCAAAGAAAAAGAAAAGAA
Proteins encoded in this region:
- a CDS encoding DUF368 domain-containing protein; this encodes MRVWYFFSGVLMGIANIIPGVSGGTIAILMGIYDRLIETVNSLISGSFKSLKVLLPVGIGVFVGVFGFAKLFEISLVRYPVPTHFFFVGLVIVSFVKSKEFFSFSLKNFLFFFFGVLSVSLLYLSGRSANKDESLVLLLAGFVAAAAMVVPGISGSLVLLMFGVYDSVLSMVSHLVVDKLLVFAVGVILGILASIRVMGFLLKRFREETYSFIGGMILASLYKVVPKEMDLKDLLPSVLVFVVSLAFGFALLKLEKRLSAAQNS
- the ruvA gene encoding Holliday junction branch migration protein RuvA — translated: MIAGIHGKVVQKMGNVALVLTDFGIVFEIVCDMQTSQELEENKECYLHTFLSISQDSVTLYGFSDKRKKDLFLSLTKVSRLGPKTALKILSSEDVDTLISMIASQDVEGLSKLPGISRKTAERIVMELKGEFENVGLKDMRTYRESLEALVSLGYPERQARKVIKEVLRDGMSTSEVIKEALRILSRR